A genomic window from Scophthalmus maximus strain ysfricsl-2021 chromosome 17, ASM2237912v1, whole genome shotgun sequence includes:
- the LOC118289328 gene encoding transmembrane channel-like protein 6 isoform X4 → MRSSRSVAHSVSLKVDSCQMDSDYENLGGCEPGQVFLLQYSGGPAAGCPDTLELCEVREGTATSQHVRDETPGEEQISSLRRNHWSAATLKVLSAMPSRTAGKSSAAVISRRSRPQRHRTSPRDSSQPPRPIQDDFSEADVGEASTEGNKKEQLVSNLRGLSASEAMRKLRALPFCLADKMELRRLAFSDVATGSLISRNVPCYSFLSVYISRTWRHCLFSCHSVLGSLHLWQLSTKRLGGRFGTGVVSYFLFLRMLLRLNLLLLVTNGLFVVVPQAIHPPPLRDSHLDNFIGLNLLTGTGYLSQSVMFYGYYTNTTVTACQAALSTARSNGGSPDLPIRDNDRCQTVPYNIPAAYFYTTAIAFFITCIILVYSISKSFGRSFHVLKSNRNLAVKVFCTWDFKLSKKTSVRFQSEKISIQLKELLSEMISGDERKSCLQGLGHLVVNLLTWAVCLVGITLGATAVHFLSETTIRRGAVRETELLLLSAAVSGVNLLLPGLFNLCVWVEKHDSPSVYVYVSIFRNLLLKISIVGVLCFRWLGRVAVEPESRDLKCWESFVGQELYRLLLMDFIFTVLYTFLGEFLWRLFSKQVLKRNRKPVFDIARNVLELIYGQTLTWLGVLFSPPLPVVQIIKLLLLFYLKKSSLIANCQGPGQPWRASQMTTLFSTLLFFPSFVSAAVSIAYTLWTIKPSSGCGPFRTLTTMFHSGKLWAQELENAHPVLSWLSWVYNSLVENPVFLFLATGVFLRGRTKGSSSPNCKPSVNNSIWFPLIDE, encoded by the exons ATGAGATCATCACGGAGCGTGGCCCACAGTGTGAGCCTCAAGGTCGACAGTTGTCAAATGGATTCTGACTATGA GAATCTGGGAGGATGTGAACCGGGGCAGGTTTTCCTCCTCCAGTACTCGGGGGGACCAGCAGCCGGGTGCCCCGACACCCTGGAGCTGTGTGAGGTTAGAGAAGGCACAG CCACAAGCCAGCATGTCAGGGATGAGACGCCTGGCGAGGAGCAGATCAGCTCTCTGCGGAGGAACCACTGGTCAGCTGCAACCCTGAAGGTCCTCTCTGCAATGCCAAGTCGCACCGCTG GGAAAAGTAGCGCTGCAGTCATTTCCCGGCGTTCCCGGCCACAGCGACACCGCACATCCCCCCGCGACTCCTCTCAACCCCCCAGACCGATCCAGGACGACTTCAGCGAGGCTGACGTGGGGGAAGCCAGCACTGAGG GGAACAAGAAGGAGCAGCTGGTGTCCAACCTCCGAGGCCTCTCAGCCAGTGAGGCCATGCGGAAGCTGCGAGCCCTTCCATTCTGCCTGGCAGATAAGATGGAGCTCAG GCGACTTGCTTTCAGCGACGTAGCTACAGGTTCACTCATCAGCAGAAACGTTCCTTGCTACAGTTTTCTCAGCGTGTACATTTCAAGG aCTTGGCGTCACTGCCTCTTCAGCTGCCACAGCGTCCTCGGTTCCCTCCATCTGTGGCAATTGTCCACGAAGAGACTGGGTGGACGTTTCGGAACTGGAGTGGTCTCCTACTTCCTGTTCCTCCGAATGCTCCTGCGCTTgaacctcctgctcctcgtcacCAACGGCCTGTTCGTGGTCGTCCCTCAGGCcatccaccctcctcctcttcgtgaCTCTCATCTCGACAATTTCATCGGCCTCAATCTTCTAACGGGCACG GGCTACCTCTCTCAGAGTGTGATGTTTTACGGCTACTACACCAACACCACCGTCACAGCGTGTCAAGCTGCTCTCTCGACCGCTCGTTCCAACGGCGGATCACCTGATCTGCCCATCCGTGATAATGACCGGTGCCAGACAGTGCCATACAACATACCCGCAGCCTACTTCTACACCACCGCCATCGCCTTCTTCATTACCTGCATCATCCTGGTGTACAG CATTTCCAAGTCGTTCGGGAGAAGTTTTCATGTCCTCAAGTCTAACAGGAATCTGGCAGTGAAGGTTTTCTGCACCTGGGACTTTAAACTGAGCAAGAAGACGTCTGTCAGGTTTCAGTCGGAGAAAATCAGCATTCAGCTCAAA GAGCTTCTGTCTGAGATGATCAgtggagacgagaggaagagcTGCCTGCAGGGACTCGGCCACCTCGTGGTGAATCTGCTGACCTGGGCTGTGTGTCTAGTCGGCATCACCCTGGGCGCCACGGCCGTCCACTTCCTGTCAGAG ACCACCATAAGGCGGGGTGCAGTCAGAGAgactgagctgctgctcttgTCTGCAGCGGTGTCAGGCGTGAACCTGCTACTCCCCGGCCTCTTCAACCTGTGTGTTTGGGTGGAGAAACATGACTCACCCAGCGTCTATGTGTATGTCTCCATCTTCAG GAATCTGCTGTTGAAGATCAGTAttgttggagttctgtgtttccGCTGGCTGGGGAGAGTTGCTGTGGAACCAGAAAGTCGCGATCTAAAG TGTTGGGAGAGCTTTGTGGGCCAAGAACTGTATCGCTTGCTCCTGATGGACTTCATCTTCACGGTGCTCTACACCTTTCTGGGAGAGTTCCTGTGGAG GCTCTTTTCCAAGCAAGTGCTGAAAAGGAACAGAAAGCCGGTGTTCGACATTGCTCGTAATGTGCTGGAGCTCATATATGGACAAACTCTTACTTG GCTCGGGGTGCTGttttctccacctcttcctgtcGTGCAAATCATAAAACTGCTTTTGCTTTTCTACTTAAAGAAG AGCAGTCTGATAGCCAACTGTCAGGGCCCCGGACAGCCCTGGAGGGCCAGTCAGATGACAACACTGTTCAGCACTCTTTTGTTCTTCCCGTCTTTTGTCAGTGCTGCCGTGTCTATCGCTTATACACTTTGGAC GATTAAACCCTCATCGGGGTGCGGACCTTTCAGGACTCTCACCACAATGTTTCACTCAGGGAAGCTTTGGGCCCAGGAGCTGGAGAACGCCCACCCAGTCCTGTCTTGGCTCAGTTGGGTCTACAACTCTCTGGTGGAGAACCCGGTCTTCTTATTCCTCGCCACTGGAGTCTTTCT GAGGGGAAGGACAAAAGGTTCCTCATCTCCAAACTGCAAGCCATCTGTGAACAACAGTATCTGGTTTCCCCTGATAGATGAG
- the LOC118289328 gene encoding transmembrane channel-like protein 6 isoform X8, with amino-acid sequence MRSSRSVAHSVSLKVDSCQMDSDYENLGGCEPGQVFLLQYSGGPAAGCPDTLELCEVREGTATSQHVRDETPGEEQISSLRRNHWSAATLKVLSAMPSRTAGKSSAAVISRRSRPQRHRTSPRDSSQPPRPIQDDFSEADVGEASTEGNKKEQLVSNLRGLSASEAMRKLRALPFCLADKMELRRLAFSDVATGSLISRNVPCYSFLSVYISRTWRHCLFSCHSVLGSLHLWQLSTKRLGGRFGTGVVSYFLFLRMLLRLNLLLLVTNGLFVVVPQAIHPPPLRDSHLDNFIGLNLLTGTGYLSQSVMFYGYYTNTTVTACQAALSTARSNGGSPDLPIRDNDRCQTVPYNIPAAYFYTTAIAFFITCIILVYSISKSFGRSFHVLKSNRNLAVKVFCTWDFKLSKKTSVRFQSEKISIQLKELLSEMISGDERKSCLQGLGHLVVNLLTWAVCLVGITLGATAVHFLSETTIRRGAVRETELLLLSAAVSGVNLLLPGLFNLCVWVEKHDSPSVYVYVSIFRNLLLKISIVGVLCFRWLGRVAVEPESRDLKCWESFVGQELYRLLLMDFIFTVLYTFLGEFLWRLFSKQVLKRNRKPVFDIARNVLELIYGQTLTWLGVLFSPPLPVVQIIKLLLLFYLKKSSLIANCQGPGQPWRASQMTTLFSTLLFFPSFVSAAVSIAYTLWTIKPSSGCGPFRTLTTMFHSGKLWAQELENAHPVLSWLSWVYNSLVENPVFLFLATGVFLLAIYFHAQVVDGQRRFISRLENQIENEGKDKRFLISKLQAICEQQYLVSPDR; translated from the exons ATGAGATCATCACGGAGCGTGGCCCACAGTGTGAGCCTCAAGGTCGACAGTTGTCAAATGGATTCTGACTATGA GAATCTGGGAGGATGTGAACCGGGGCAGGTTTTCCTCCTCCAGTACTCGGGGGGACCAGCAGCCGGGTGCCCCGACACCCTGGAGCTGTGTGAGGTTAGAGAAGGCACAG CCACAAGCCAGCATGTCAGGGATGAGACGCCTGGCGAGGAGCAGATCAGCTCTCTGCGGAGGAACCACTGGTCAGCTGCAACCCTGAAGGTCCTCTCTGCAATGCCAAGTCGCACCGCTG GGAAAAGTAGCGCTGCAGTCATTTCCCGGCGTTCCCGGCCACAGCGACACCGCACATCCCCCCGCGACTCCTCTCAACCCCCCAGACCGATCCAGGACGACTTCAGCGAGGCTGACGTGGGGGAAGCCAGCACTGAGG GGAACAAGAAGGAGCAGCTGGTGTCCAACCTCCGAGGCCTCTCAGCCAGTGAGGCCATGCGGAAGCTGCGAGCCCTTCCATTCTGCCTGGCAGATAAGATGGAGCTCAG GCGACTTGCTTTCAGCGACGTAGCTACAGGTTCACTCATCAGCAGAAACGTTCCTTGCTACAGTTTTCTCAGCGTGTACATTTCAAGG aCTTGGCGTCACTGCCTCTTCAGCTGCCACAGCGTCCTCGGTTCCCTCCATCTGTGGCAATTGTCCACGAAGAGACTGGGTGGACGTTTCGGAACTGGAGTGGTCTCCTACTTCCTGTTCCTCCGAATGCTCCTGCGCTTgaacctcctgctcctcgtcacCAACGGCCTGTTCGTGGTCGTCCCTCAGGCcatccaccctcctcctcttcgtgaCTCTCATCTCGACAATTTCATCGGCCTCAATCTTCTAACGGGCACG GGCTACCTCTCTCAGAGTGTGATGTTTTACGGCTACTACACCAACACCACCGTCACAGCGTGTCAAGCTGCTCTCTCGACCGCTCGTTCCAACGGCGGATCACCTGATCTGCCCATCCGTGATAATGACCGGTGCCAGACAGTGCCATACAACATACCCGCAGCCTACTTCTACACCACCGCCATCGCCTTCTTCATTACCTGCATCATCCTGGTGTACAG CATTTCCAAGTCGTTCGGGAGAAGTTTTCATGTCCTCAAGTCTAACAGGAATCTGGCAGTGAAGGTTTTCTGCACCTGGGACTTTAAACTGAGCAAGAAGACGTCTGTCAGGTTTCAGTCGGAGAAAATCAGCATTCAGCTCAAA GAGCTTCTGTCTGAGATGATCAgtggagacgagaggaagagcTGCCTGCAGGGACTCGGCCACCTCGTGGTGAATCTGCTGACCTGGGCTGTGTGTCTAGTCGGCATCACCCTGGGCGCCACGGCCGTCCACTTCCTGTCAGAG ACCACCATAAGGCGGGGTGCAGTCAGAGAgactgagctgctgctcttgTCTGCAGCGGTGTCAGGCGTGAACCTGCTACTCCCCGGCCTCTTCAACCTGTGTGTTTGGGTGGAGAAACATGACTCACCCAGCGTCTATGTGTATGTCTCCATCTTCAG GAATCTGCTGTTGAAGATCAGTAttgttggagttctgtgtttccGCTGGCTGGGGAGAGTTGCTGTGGAACCAGAAAGTCGCGATCTAAAG TGTTGGGAGAGCTTTGTGGGCCAAGAACTGTATCGCTTGCTCCTGATGGACTTCATCTTCACGGTGCTCTACACCTTTCTGGGAGAGTTCCTGTGGAG GCTCTTTTCCAAGCAAGTGCTGAAAAGGAACAGAAAGCCGGTGTTCGACATTGCTCGTAATGTGCTGGAGCTCATATATGGACAAACTCTTACTTG GCTCGGGGTGCTGttttctccacctcttcctgtcGTGCAAATCATAAAACTGCTTTTGCTTTTCTACTTAAAGAAG AGCAGTCTGATAGCCAACTGTCAGGGCCCCGGACAGCCCTGGAGGGCCAGTCAGATGACAACACTGTTCAGCACTCTTTTGTTCTTCCCGTCTTTTGTCAGTGCTGCCGTGTCTATCGCTTATACACTTTGGAC GATTAAACCCTCATCGGGGTGCGGACCTTTCAGGACTCTCACCACAATGTTTCACTCAGGGAAGCTTTGGGCCCAGGAGCTGGAGAACGCCCACCCAGTCCTGTCTTGGCTCAGTTGGGTCTACAACTCTCTGGTGGAGAACCCGGTCTTCTTATTCCTCGCCACTGGAGTCTTTCT ATTGGCGATATATTTTCATGCTCAAGTTGTTGATGGCCAAAGGAGATTCATCAGCCGGCTAGAAAATCAAATTGAGAAt GAGGGGAAGGACAAAAGGTTCCTCATCTCCAAACTGCAAGCCATCTGTGAACAACAGTATCTGGTTTCCCCTGATAGATGA
- the LOC118289328 gene encoding transmembrane channel-like protein 6 isoform X1, with amino-acid sequence MRSSRSVAHSVSLKVDSCQMDSDYENLGGCEPGQVFLLQYSGGPAAGCPDTLELCEVREGTATSQHVRDETPGEEQISSLRRNHWSAATLKVLSAMPSRTAGKSSAAVISRRSRPQRHRTSPRDSSQPPRPIQDDFSEADVGEASTEGNKKEQLVSNLRGLSASEAMRKLRALPFCLADKMELRRLAFSDVATGSLISRNVPCYSFLSVYISRVSTNSVIYVIFPLCIIQTLGFFSPQTWRHCLFSCHSVLGSLHLWQLSTKRLGGRFGTGVVSYFLFLRMLLRLNLLLLVTNGLFVVVPQAIHPPPLRDSHLDNFIGLNLLTGTGYLSQSVMFYGYYTNTTVTACQAALSTARSNGGSPDLPIRDNDRCQTVPYNIPAAYFYTTAIAFFITCIILVYSISKSFGRSFHVLKSNRNLAVKVFCTWDFKLSKKTSVRFQSEKISIQLKELLSEMISGDERKSCLQGLGHLVVNLLTWAVCLVGITLGATAVHFLSETTIRRGAVRETELLLLSAAVSGVNLLLPGLFNLCVWVEKHDSPSVYVYVSIFRNLLLKISIVGVLCFRWLGRVAVEPESRDLKCWESFVGQELYRLLLMDFIFTVLYTFLGEFLWRLFSKQVLKRNRKPVFDIARNVLELIYGQTLTWLGVLFSPPLPVVQIIKLLLLFYLKKSSLIANCQGPGQPWRASQMTTLFSTLLFFPSFVSAAVSIAYTLWTIKPSSGCGPFRTLTTMFHSGKLWAQELENAHPVLSWLSWVYNSLVENPVFLFLATGVFLLAIYFHAQVVDGQRRFISRLENQIENEGKDKRFLISKLQAICEQQYLVSPDR; translated from the exons ATGAGATCATCACGGAGCGTGGCCCACAGTGTGAGCCTCAAGGTCGACAGTTGTCAAATGGATTCTGACTATGA GAATCTGGGAGGATGTGAACCGGGGCAGGTTTTCCTCCTCCAGTACTCGGGGGGACCAGCAGCCGGGTGCCCCGACACCCTGGAGCTGTGTGAGGTTAGAGAAGGCACAG CCACAAGCCAGCATGTCAGGGATGAGACGCCTGGCGAGGAGCAGATCAGCTCTCTGCGGAGGAACCACTGGTCAGCTGCAACCCTGAAGGTCCTCTCTGCAATGCCAAGTCGCACCGCTG GGAAAAGTAGCGCTGCAGTCATTTCCCGGCGTTCCCGGCCACAGCGACACCGCACATCCCCCCGCGACTCCTCTCAACCCCCCAGACCGATCCAGGACGACTTCAGCGAGGCTGACGTGGGGGAAGCCAGCACTGAGG GGAACAAGAAGGAGCAGCTGGTGTCCAACCTCCGAGGCCTCTCAGCCAGTGAGGCCATGCGGAAGCTGCGAGCCCTTCCATTCTGCCTGGCAGATAAGATGGAGCTCAG GCGACTTGCTTTCAGCGACGTAGCTACAGGTTCACTCATCAGCAGAAACGTTCCTTGCTACAGTTTTCTCAGCGTGTACATTTCAAGGGTGAGTACAAACAGTGTAATCTACGTGATTTTTCCCTTATGCATCATTCAAACGCTCGggtttttctccccccagaCTTGGCGTCACTGCCTCTTCAGCTGCCACAGCGTCCTCGGTTCCCTCCATCTGTGGCAATTGTCCACGAAGAGACTGGGTGGACGTTTCGGAACTGGAGTGGTCTCCTACTTCCTGTTCCTCCGAATGCTCCTGCGCTTgaacctcctgctcctcgtcacCAACGGCCTGTTCGTGGTCGTCCCTCAGGCcatccaccctcctcctcttcgtgaCTCTCATCTCGACAATTTCATCGGCCTCAATCTTCTAACGGGCACG GGCTACCTCTCTCAGAGTGTGATGTTTTACGGCTACTACACCAACACCACCGTCACAGCGTGTCAAGCTGCTCTCTCGACCGCTCGTTCCAACGGCGGATCACCTGATCTGCCCATCCGTGATAATGACCGGTGCCAGACAGTGCCATACAACATACCCGCAGCCTACTTCTACACCACCGCCATCGCCTTCTTCATTACCTGCATCATCCTGGTGTACAG CATTTCCAAGTCGTTCGGGAGAAGTTTTCATGTCCTCAAGTCTAACAGGAATCTGGCAGTGAAGGTTTTCTGCACCTGGGACTTTAAACTGAGCAAGAAGACGTCTGTCAGGTTTCAGTCGGAGAAAATCAGCATTCAGCTCAAA GAGCTTCTGTCTGAGATGATCAgtggagacgagaggaagagcTGCCTGCAGGGACTCGGCCACCTCGTGGTGAATCTGCTGACCTGGGCTGTGTGTCTAGTCGGCATCACCCTGGGCGCCACGGCCGTCCACTTCCTGTCAGAG ACCACCATAAGGCGGGGTGCAGTCAGAGAgactgagctgctgctcttgTCTGCAGCGGTGTCAGGCGTGAACCTGCTACTCCCCGGCCTCTTCAACCTGTGTGTTTGGGTGGAGAAACATGACTCACCCAGCGTCTATGTGTATGTCTCCATCTTCAG GAATCTGCTGTTGAAGATCAGTAttgttggagttctgtgtttccGCTGGCTGGGGAGAGTTGCTGTGGAACCAGAAAGTCGCGATCTAAAG TGTTGGGAGAGCTTTGTGGGCCAAGAACTGTATCGCTTGCTCCTGATGGACTTCATCTTCACGGTGCTCTACACCTTTCTGGGAGAGTTCCTGTGGAG GCTCTTTTCCAAGCAAGTGCTGAAAAGGAACAGAAAGCCGGTGTTCGACATTGCTCGTAATGTGCTGGAGCTCATATATGGACAAACTCTTACTTG GCTCGGGGTGCTGttttctccacctcttcctgtcGTGCAAATCATAAAACTGCTTTTGCTTTTCTACTTAAAGAAG AGCAGTCTGATAGCCAACTGTCAGGGCCCCGGACAGCCCTGGAGGGCCAGTCAGATGACAACACTGTTCAGCACTCTTTTGTTCTTCCCGTCTTTTGTCAGTGCTGCCGTGTCTATCGCTTATACACTTTGGAC GATTAAACCCTCATCGGGGTGCGGACCTTTCAGGACTCTCACCACAATGTTTCACTCAGGGAAGCTTTGGGCCCAGGAGCTGGAGAACGCCCACCCAGTCCTGTCTTGGCTCAGTTGGGTCTACAACTCTCTGGTGGAGAACCCGGTCTTCTTATTCCTCGCCACTGGAGTCTTTCT ATTGGCGATATATTTTCATGCTCAAGTTGTTGATGGCCAAAGGAGATTCATCAGCCGGCTAGAAAATCAAATTGAGAAt GAGGGGAAGGACAAAAGGTTCCTCATCTCCAAACTGCAAGCCATCTGTGAACAACAGTATCTGGTTTCCCCTGATAGATGA
- the LOC118289328 gene encoding transmembrane channel-like protein 6 isoform X6: MRSSRSVAHSVSLKVDSCQMDSDYENLGGCEPGQVFLLQYSGGPAAGCPDTLELCEVREGTATSQHVRDETPGEEQISSLRRNHWSAATLKVLSAMPSRTAGKSSAAVISRRSRPQRHRTSPRDSSQPPRPIQDDFSEADVGEASTEGNKKEQLVSNLRGLSASEAMRKLRALPFCLADKMELRRLAFSDVATGSLISRNVPCYSFLSVYISRTWRHCLFSCHSVLGSLHLWQLSTKRLGGRFGTGVVSYFLFLRMLLRLNLLLLVTNGLFVVVPQAIHPPPLRDSHLDNFIGLNLLTGTGYLSQSVMFYGYYTNTTVTACQAALSTARSNGGSPDLPIRDNDRCQTVPYNIPAAYFYTTAIAFFITCIILVYSISKSFGRSFHVLKSNRNLAVKVFCTWDFKLSKKTSVRFQSEKISIQLKELLSEMISGDERKSCLQGLGHLVVNLLTWAVCLVGITLGATAVHFLSETTIRRGAVRETELLLLSAAVSGVNLLLPGLFNLCVWVEKHDSPSVYVYVSIFRNLLLKISIVGVLCFRWLGRVAVEPESRDLKCWESFVGQELYRLLLMDFIFTVLYTFLGEFLWRLFSKQVLKRNRKPVFDIARNVLELIYGQTLTWLGVLFSPPLPVVQIIKLLLLFYLKKSDSQLSGPRTALEGQSDDNTVQHSFVLPVFCQCCRVYRLYTLDD, from the exons ATGAGATCATCACGGAGCGTGGCCCACAGTGTGAGCCTCAAGGTCGACAGTTGTCAAATGGATTCTGACTATGA GAATCTGGGAGGATGTGAACCGGGGCAGGTTTTCCTCCTCCAGTACTCGGGGGGACCAGCAGCCGGGTGCCCCGACACCCTGGAGCTGTGTGAGGTTAGAGAAGGCACAG CCACAAGCCAGCATGTCAGGGATGAGACGCCTGGCGAGGAGCAGATCAGCTCTCTGCGGAGGAACCACTGGTCAGCTGCAACCCTGAAGGTCCTCTCTGCAATGCCAAGTCGCACCGCTG GGAAAAGTAGCGCTGCAGTCATTTCCCGGCGTTCCCGGCCACAGCGACACCGCACATCCCCCCGCGACTCCTCTCAACCCCCCAGACCGATCCAGGACGACTTCAGCGAGGCTGACGTGGGGGAAGCCAGCACTGAGG GGAACAAGAAGGAGCAGCTGGTGTCCAACCTCCGAGGCCTCTCAGCCAGTGAGGCCATGCGGAAGCTGCGAGCCCTTCCATTCTGCCTGGCAGATAAGATGGAGCTCAG GCGACTTGCTTTCAGCGACGTAGCTACAGGTTCACTCATCAGCAGAAACGTTCCTTGCTACAGTTTTCTCAGCGTGTACATTTCAAGG aCTTGGCGTCACTGCCTCTTCAGCTGCCACAGCGTCCTCGGTTCCCTCCATCTGTGGCAATTGTCCACGAAGAGACTGGGTGGACGTTTCGGAACTGGAGTGGTCTCCTACTTCCTGTTCCTCCGAATGCTCCTGCGCTTgaacctcctgctcctcgtcacCAACGGCCTGTTCGTGGTCGTCCCTCAGGCcatccaccctcctcctcttcgtgaCTCTCATCTCGACAATTTCATCGGCCTCAATCTTCTAACGGGCACG GGCTACCTCTCTCAGAGTGTGATGTTTTACGGCTACTACACCAACACCACCGTCACAGCGTGTCAAGCTGCTCTCTCGACCGCTCGTTCCAACGGCGGATCACCTGATCTGCCCATCCGTGATAATGACCGGTGCCAGACAGTGCCATACAACATACCCGCAGCCTACTTCTACACCACCGCCATCGCCTTCTTCATTACCTGCATCATCCTGGTGTACAG CATTTCCAAGTCGTTCGGGAGAAGTTTTCATGTCCTCAAGTCTAACAGGAATCTGGCAGTGAAGGTTTTCTGCACCTGGGACTTTAAACTGAGCAAGAAGACGTCTGTCAGGTTTCAGTCGGAGAAAATCAGCATTCAGCTCAAA GAGCTTCTGTCTGAGATGATCAgtggagacgagaggaagagcTGCCTGCAGGGACTCGGCCACCTCGTGGTGAATCTGCTGACCTGGGCTGTGTGTCTAGTCGGCATCACCCTGGGCGCCACGGCCGTCCACTTCCTGTCAGAG ACCACCATAAGGCGGGGTGCAGTCAGAGAgactgagctgctgctcttgTCTGCAGCGGTGTCAGGCGTGAACCTGCTACTCCCCGGCCTCTTCAACCTGTGTGTTTGGGTGGAGAAACATGACTCACCCAGCGTCTATGTGTATGTCTCCATCTTCAG GAATCTGCTGTTGAAGATCAGTAttgttggagttctgtgtttccGCTGGCTGGGGAGAGTTGCTGTGGAACCAGAAAGTCGCGATCTAAAG TGTTGGGAGAGCTTTGTGGGCCAAGAACTGTATCGCTTGCTCCTGATGGACTTCATCTTCACGGTGCTCTACACCTTTCTGGGAGAGTTCCTGTGGAG GCTCTTTTCCAAGCAAGTGCTGAAAAGGAACAGAAAGCCGGTGTTCGACATTGCTCGTAATGTGCTGGAGCTCATATATGGACAAACTCTTACTTG GCTCGGGGTGCTGttttctccacctcttcctgtcGTGCAAATCATAAAACTGCTTTTGCTTTTCTACTTAAAGAAG TCTGATAGCCAACTGTCAGGGCCCCGGACAGCCCTGGAGGGCCAGTCAGATGACAACACTGTTCAGCACTCTTTTGTTCTTCCCGTCTTTTGTCAGTGCTGCCGTGTCTATCGCTTATACACTTTGGAC GATTAA